The Macaca nemestrina isolate mMacNem1 chromosome 12, mMacNem.hap1, whole genome shotgun sequence genome contains a region encoding:
- the LOC105471625 gene encoding tumor protein p53-inducible protein 11, with the protein MAAKQPPPLMKKHSQTDLVSRLKTRKILGVGGEDDDGEVHRSKISQVLGNEIKFTVREPLGLRVWQFVSAVLFSGIAIMALAFPDQLYDAVFDGAQVTSKTPIRLYGGALLSISLIMWNALYTAEKVIIRWTLLTEACYFGVQFLVVTATLAETGLMSLGILLLLVSRLLFVAISIYYYYQVGRRPKKA; encoded by the exons ATGGCGGCCAAGCAGCCCCCGCCTCTGATGAAGAAGCACAGCCAGACGGACCTCGTGAGCCGCCTGAAGACCCGCAAGATCCTCGGCGTGGGCGGGGAGGACGACGACGGGGAGGTGCATCGCTCCAAG ATCAGCCAGGTCTTGGGCAATGAAATCAAGTTTACTGTTCGGGAGCCTTTGGGGCTCAG GGTCTGGCAGTTCGTCTCTGCTGTGCTCTTCTCTGGCATTGCCATCATG GCGCTTGCCTTCCCTGACCAGCTCTATGATGCGGTCTTTGATGGAGCCCAGGTGACCAGCAAGACCCCCATCCGCCTCTATGGCGGTGCCCTCCTCA GTATCTCCCTGATCATGTGGAACGCTCTCTACACGGCTGAGAAGGTCATCATTCGATGGACCCTGCTCACTGAAGCCTGCTACTTCGGGGTCCAGTTCTTGG TGGTCACTGCCACGCTAGCTGAGACGGGCCTCATGTCTCTGGGGATCCTGCTGCTCCTGGTCAGCCGCCTCCTTTTTGTTGCCATCAGCATTTACTACTATTACCAAGTCGGCCGAAGACCCAAGAAGGCCTAG